Proteins from one Triticum aestivum cultivar Chinese Spring chromosome 7A, IWGSC CS RefSeq v2.1, whole genome shotgun sequence genomic window:
- the LOC123151292 gene encoding BAG family molecular chaperone regulator 3, which produces MLGVRKGAATVELGSLTMRRKGAPPPAPPVVPVEEGKKAPAVGAGKVSAEEVWEVRPGGMLVQKRGPEEDEPAPESVKPVPTIRVKAKLAGKTHEIYVSAEATFGDLRRRVAERAGAHPEDLRTLYKGKEQDPKAFLDMAGVRDRSKVAVVDDPEARARRLLEELRLGSLRKAAGAVAAVAAEVDKIAPKVSALEASVRKGEKVAEKDVATVTELLMNELLKLDAVVAGGDVKAQRRVQVKRVQKYVETLDAVMAKNATIASKPANAKKPQQAPQPPAPARQPQPQSQRQRQQQQPAAQTTRWEMFDLLSSLPTTSSSSSTTTDSSTASSAGAPPPPTNRLDWML; this is translated from the exons ATGCTGGGGGTGAGGAAGGGCGCGGCGACTGTGGAGCTCGGGTCGCTGACGATGAGGAGGAAGGGCGCCCCGCCTCCGGCTCCCCCGGTGGTGCcggtggaggaggggaagaaggcgCCGGCGGTGGGGGCGGGGAAGGTGTCGGCGGAGGAGGTGTGGGAGGTGCGGCCGGGCGGCATGCTGGTGCAGAAGCGGGGCCCCGAGGAGGACGAGCCGGCGCCGGAGAGCGTGAAGCCGGTGCCCACCATCCGGGTCAAGGCCAAGCTCGCCGGCAAGACCCACGAGATCTACGTCAGCGCGGAGGCCACGTTCGGCGACCTGCGGAGGCGGGTGGCGGAGCGCGCCGGCGCGCACCCGGAGGACCTGCGGACGCTGTACAAGGGCAAGGAGCAGGACCCCAAGGCGTTCCTCGACATGGCCGGCGTGAGGGACCGCTCCAAGGTCGCCGTGGTGGACGACCCCGAGGCCCGCGCGCGGCGGCTGCTCGAGGAGCTCCGCCTGGGCAGCCTCCGCAAGgccgccggcgccgtcgccgccgtcgccgccgaggtcGACAAGATCGCGCCCAAG GTGTCGGCGCTGGAGGCGTCGGTGCGGAAGGGGGAGAAGGTGGCGGAGAAGGACGTGGCGACGGTGACGGAGCTGCTGATGAACGAGCTGCTGAAGCTggacgcggtggtcgccggcggcgacgtGAAGGCCCAGAGGCGCGTGCAGGTGAAGCGGGTCCAGAAGTACGTGGAGACGCTCGACGCGGTCATGGCCAAGAACGCCACCATCGCAAGCAAGCCCGCCAACGCGAAGAAGCCGCAGCAGGCGCCAcagccgccggcgccggcgaggcagccgcagccgcagtCGCAGCGCCAACGCCAGCAGCAGCAGCCGGCGGCGCAGACGACGCGGTGGGAGATGTTCGACCTGCTGTCGTCGCTCCCGACcacgtcgtcttcctcctccaccaccacggacAGCTCCACCGCGTCCTCCgccggcgcgccccctccccccaccaACCGGCTCGACTGGATGCTCTAG